In the Oncorhynchus gorbuscha isolate QuinsamMale2020 ecotype Even-year linkage group LG05, OgorEven_v1.0, whole genome shotgun sequence genome, one interval contains:
- the LOC124035651 gene encoding mucin-5AC-like, producing MALAIGLTASQSEDTSKATVNIIPSMSRIPEIAGVSPIHNGQVCSTWGNYHFKTFDGDIFQLPSTCNYVVTSLCHSSYEDFNIQMRRQVVDNQPTISKITMKLDGVVVELSKGSIVVNGNNATLPFSQSGILIEETPSYIKIKAKLGLVAIWNQDDSFLVEMDIKFRNKTCGLCGDFNAIQQFDEFYSHGMKLSAVDFGNFWKLDGPTESCTENILPSNQKCPNLKPVCEQLLSGPAFSSCKDLLAIDSFVEACVSDLCHCDNSTNSFCLCNTISEYSRQCVHAGGKPKQWRTEQFCYKTCPFNMEYQECGNPCVDTCSNPERGQLCEDHCSDGCFCPPGTVFDDVNKNGCIALSQCSCRHNGKTYAPGESYSSTCKDCSCAGGQWKCVDKDCPGTCAVEGGSHINTYDGKTYTFHGDCSYVLTKDCDGMQFTVLGDLVQCGLSDSETCLKAVTLSLSEGATVINMQPNGKAFVNGIYSQLPFSAAGVTIFRASSFFVIVQTTFGLQLEIQLSPIMQVYIAASTVWQQRTCGLCGNFNNNQGDDFKVLSGVTEGTAIGFANTWKTRASCPDIKSSFESPCSLSLDNEKYAQHWCSQLADPKGLFAKCHTAISPDMYKENCMYDSCNCEKSEDCMCAAVSSYVHACAAEGIQLTGWRDTICNKYSTSCPSTMVYSYSIKSSDRSCRCYSDSDFTCSITFEPVDGCVCSEGTYLDDEGKCVPPASCPCYYKGSVVSPGEVISKDGTMCTCKEGKLRCIGDSPDQPSCVAPMVFFNCSNASPGVRGLECQKSCNILDMACISTECISGCMCPSGLVSDGKGGCIKPDLCPCSHNGATYQPGDRIKVDCNTCTCKDRKWQCTTNLCLGTCAIYGDGHYITFDGKRFTFEGDCEYTLTKDYCGSNNANGSFRVITENIPCGTTGTTCSKAIKLFLGNNELILTEGNYQVVERNTGEAVPYQIRTMGIYLVIEANNGLILMWDRKTSMFIKLNPQFKGHVCGLCGNYDGNANNDFTTRSQAVVVNPLDFGNSWKVSASCPDAKNKRSPCTANPYRQSWSQKQCSIIQSKVFTDCHSKVDPSPFYDACVTDSCACDSGGDCECFCTAVAAYAEACNEAGACIAWRSPQICPLFCDYYNPPGECEWHYKACGAQCMKTCRNPSGSCSTQIPPLEGCYPKCPPAQPFFDEDIMKCVEKEQCGCYGRDGKHYNNGEKVQTTENCQTCYCNSVTVDCKYDVQACTCTYNGNKYPNGHIIYHTTNGHGSCITAICGKNGTTQRDIYPCSTPTPTLTPSVPNSTPSSTVTTTVFTFSTPTTAPTTTSTETTVSPTTFTTTCGYPCVWSQWFDTTFPTLGTPGGDSEIYNNIRAEGHDICEKPSKIQCRAEKYPNVSISQVGQVVQCNVAEGLTCRNEDQSGNFPLCFNYQVRVLCCDEDLCTSKPTTISPTTTRPPVTTTTTNATTSTISTTTLNTNPHNCTVCEWSPWYNVDYPQFGPGGGDNESIKKILESGKHICEKPVDVMCQAVRYPGIPLSELGQKVECNTKVGLICQNKDQGIPPICLDYEIKVKCCKTVKCHTTTPVQTTKPTVTTTTMSASTLPTKTRKPTTITTPPTSTLPLTTTTTPTTTPTPNTAILTSTAPPTTSTTVTPITTPTPTTTTSTSTAPPTTKTTTHTPSPSTTPTTTPTSTSTGVTPTQCSGEEKCVWSDWINLGQPTTGSEGGDNESIKNIISAGYHICSAPEAVECRAKQYPGLQISQLGQDVTCNPSVGLICRNNKQGLQQKCFDYEIRVKCCQCGTITHLPTTTTTTVPHITTPTPTTTISTSTAPPTTKTTTQTPSSSTTPTTTPTSTSTGVTPTQCSGEEKCVWSDWINLGQPTTGSEGGDNESIKNIISAGYHICSAPEAVECRAKQYPGLQISQLGQDVTCNPSVGLICKNNKQGLQQKCFDYEIRVKCCQCGTITHLPTTTTTTVPHITTPTPTPTTSTSTAPPTTKSTTQTPSSSTTPTTTPTSTSTGVTPTQCSGEDKCVWSDWINLGQPTTGSEGGDNESIKNIIYAGYHICSAPEAVECRAKQYPGLQISQLGQDVTCNPSVGLICQNNKQGLQQKCFDYEIRVKCCQCGTITHLPTTTTTTVPHITTPTPTTTTSTSTAPPTTKSTTQTPSSSTTPTTTPTSTSTGVTPTQCSGEEKCVWSDWINLGQPTTGSEGGDNESIKNIISAGYHICSAPEAVECRAKQYPGLQISQLGQDVTCNPSVGLICQNNKQGLQQKCFDYEIRVKCCQCGTITHIPTTTTTTVSHITTPTPTTTTSTSTAPPTTKSTTQTPSSSTTPTTTPTSTSTGVTPTQCSGEEKCVWSDWINLGQPTTGSEGGDNESIKNIISAGYHICSAPEAVECRAKQYPGLQISQLGQDVTCNPSVGLICKNNKQGLQQKCFDYEIRVKCCQCGTITHIPTTTTTTVPHITTPTPTTTTSTSTAPPTTKSTTQTPSSSTTPTTTPTSTSTGVTPTQCSGEEKCVWSDWINLGQPTTGSEGGDNESIKNIISAGYHICSAPEAVECRAKQYPGLQISQLGQDVTCNPSVGLICQNNKQGLQQKCFDYEIRVKCCQCGTIHTSPPPQQQQFLISLLLHPLLQPQHRQLHLQQKQQLRLPALVRLQPLLLHQPQLE from the exons ATGGCTCTGGCGATTGGTTTAACTGCCTCTCAAAGTG AGGATACATCAAAGGCCACAGTTAACATCATCCCCTCAATGTCAAGGATACCTGAGATTGCAG GAGTGAGTCCTATACATAATGGCCAAGTCTGCAGTACGTGGGGTAACTACCACTTCAAGACCTTTGACGGAGACATCTTTCAGCTCCCCTCCACCTGCAACTATGTTGTGACCTCACTGTGCCATAGCAGTTATGAGGATTTCAACATCCAGATGAGGCGGCAGGTGGTGGACAACCAGCCCACCATTAGCAAGATCACCATGAAGCTGGATGGTGTAGTGGTGGAGCTTTCCAAGGGTTCCATTGTTGTTAATGGGAATAA tGCCACCTTACCATTCAGCCAGTCTGGTATTCTCATTGAAGAGACTCCCTCCTACATCAAGATCAAAGCAAAACTGGGATTGGTAGCCATATGGAACCAGGATGATTCCTTCTTG GTGGAGATGGACATCAAATTCAGAAATAAGACCTGTGGTCTATGTGGAGATTTTAATGCAATTCAGCAATTTGATGAGTTCTATAGCCATG GTATGAAATTGTCCGCTGTCGACTTCGGAAACTTCTGGAAATTGGATGGTCCCACTGAAAGCTGTACTGAAAACATACTGCCTTCAAATCAGAAATGCCCCAATCTG AAACCAGTTTGTGAGCAGTTGCTCTCCGGTCCTGCCTTCAGCAGCTGTAAGGACTTGTTGGCCATCGACTCATTTGTTGAGGCCTGTGTATCTGACCTGTGCCACTGTGATAACAGCACCAACTCCTTCTGCCTGTGCAACACCATCTCAGAGTACTCCCGTCAGTGTGTTCACGCAGGGGGGAAGCCCAAACAATGGAGGACTGAACAGTTCTGCT ATAAGACATGCCCCTTCAACATGGAGTACCAGGAGTGTGGAAACCCCTGTGTTGACACCTGCTCCAACCCTGAGAGAGGCCAGCTGTGTGAGGACCACTGCTCAGATGGCTGCTTTTGTCCTCCAG GAACTGTTTTTGATGACGTCAACAAGAACGGTTGTATCGCCTTGAGTCAATGCTCCTGCCGCCACAATGGAAAAACCTACGCACCCGGAGAGTCTTATTCAAGCACTTGTAAAGATTG TTCTTGTGCTGGTGGTCAGTGGAAGTGTGTGGACAAGGACTGTCCTGGCACCTGTGCTGTGGAGGGCGGATCCCACATCAACACCTACGATGGAAAAACCTACACCTTCCATGGGGACTGCTCTTATGTTCTGACCAAG gACTGTGATGGGATGCAATTCACTGTACTGGGTGATCTGGTGCAGTGTGGGCTTTCTGACAGTGAGACTTGTCTAAAGGCTGTTACCCTGTCCCTCTCAGAAGGAGCCACT GTGATCAACATGCAACCCAATGGAAAAGCCTTTGTAAATGGAATCTATTCTCAGCTGCCTTTTTCTGCTG CTGGAGTAACTATTTTCAGAGCCTCCTCATTTTTCGTCATTGTCCAGACCACCTTTGGCCTCCAGTTGGAAATCCAACTCTCACCAATCATGCAGGTCTATATTGCTGCAAGCACcgtttggcagcagagaacttgcG GTCTTTGTGGAAACTTCAACAACAACCAAGGAGATGATTTCAAGGTCCTGAGCGGAGTGACTGAGGGCACAGCCATTGGTTTTGCAAACACCTGGAAAACACGGGCCAGCTGCCCAGACATCAAGAGTAGCTTTGAAAGCCCCTGCAGTTTAAGTCTTGACAATG AGAAATATGCCCAGCACTGGTGCTCTCAACTGGCTGATCCTAAAGGGTTGTTTGCTAAATGCCACACAGCAATAAGCCCAGACATGTACAAAGAA AACTGCATGTATGACAGCTGTAACTGTGAGAAGAGCGAGGACTGCATGTGTGCTGCCGTCTCCTCTTATGTCCACGCTTGTGCTGCCGAGGGTATCCAGCTCACTGGCTGGAGGGACACTATCTGCA ACAAATACTCCACCTCGTGCCCTAGCACCATGGTCTACAGCTACAGCATAAAAAGCAGTGATCGCTCCTGCCGCTGCTACAGCGACTCTGACTTTACCTGTTCAATCACCTTCGAGCCTGTGGATGGGTGTGTCTGTTCTGAGGGAACCTACCTGGATGATGAGGGCAAGTGTGTTCCACCAGCCAGCTGCCCTTGTTATTACAAGGGCTCAGTGGTGTCCCCTGGAGAGGTCATCAGCAAGGATGGAACCATGTG CACCTGCAAGGAGGGAAAACTCCGTTGCATTGGAGATTCACCCGATCAGCCAT CATGTGTTGCACCAATGGTTTTCTTCAACTGCTCCAATGCAAGCCCAGGAGTGAGAGGGTTAGAGTGTCAGAAGAGCTGCAACATTCTGGATATGGCCTGT ATCAGCACAGAGTGCATATCAGGCTGTATGTGTCCCTCTGGACTGGTATCCGATGGAAAAGGAGGCTGCATCAAGCCAGACCTTTGTCCTTGTTCTCACAATGGAGCTACTTACCAACCAGGAGACAGAATCAAGGTCGACTGCAATACCTG CACTTGTAAAGACAGAAAATGGCAGTGCACAACTAACCTGTGCCTTGGAACCTGTGCCATTTATGGAGATGGACACTACATTACTTTTGATGGGAAACGATTCACTTTCGAAGGAGACTGTGAATACACACTTACAAAG GACTACTGTGGTAGCAACAATGCCAACGGCAGCTTCAGGGTCATCACTGAGAACATCCCTTGTGGAACGACAGGCACCACCTGCTCCAAGGCCATTAAGCTCTTCCTGGGG AACAATGAACTAATTCTGACAGAAGGGAACTACCAAGTCGTTGAGAGAAATACAGGGGAGGCGGTTCCTTACCAGATTCGCACAATGGGCATCTACCTTGTGATTGAAGCCAATAATGGGTTGATTCTCATGTGGGACAGGAAAACAAGCATGTTCATCAAACTGAACCCACAGTTCAAG GGACATGTCTGTGGTCTCTGTGGAAACTATGATGGCAATGCAAACAATGACTTCACTACCAGGAGCCAGGCAGTAGTTGTCAACCCTCTAGACTTTGGAAACAGCTGGAAAGTCTCTGCAAGCTGCCCCGATGCAAAGAACAAAAGGAGCCCCTGTACTGCCAACCCTTACAGGCAGTCTTGGTCACAGAAGCAGTGCAGCATCATACAGAGCAAAGTTTTCACAGACTGCCATTCTAAA GTGGACCCCTCTCCTTTCTACGATGCTTGTGTGACAGACTCGTGTGCTTGCGACAGTGGTGGAGACTGTGAGTGTTTCTGTACCGCTGTGGCAGCTTATGCAGAGGCCTGTAATGAGGCTGGAGCCTGCATAGCCTGGAGAAGCCCACAAATCTGCC CACTGTTCTGTGATTACTACAACCCCCCTGGAGAATGTGAGTGGCACTACAAGGCATGTGGAGCTCAGTGTATGAAGACCTGCAGGAATCCCTCCGGGAGCTGCTCAACTCAGATACCACCTCTTGAAG gTTGCTATCCAAAATGTCCTCCTGCTCAACCCTTCTTTGATGAAGATATAATGAAGTGTGTGGAGAAGGAGCAGTGTGGCTGCTATGGCAGAGATGGAAAACACTACAATAATGGAGAAAAAGTACAGACCACAGAAAACTGCCAGACATG CTATTGTAATTCTGTGACAGTGGACTGCAAATACGATGTACAAG CTTGCACTTGCACCTACAATGGGAACAAATACCCCAATGGGCATATCATCTATCACACCACAAATGGGCACGGCAGTTGTATCACAGCCATCTGTGGGAAGAATGGAACCACTCAGAGGGACATTTACCCATGTTCAACTCCAACTCCAACTTTAACTCCATCTGTTCCTAACTCTACTCCATCCTCTACAGTGACAACAACTGTCTTTACTTTCTCAACACCCACAACTG CGCCAACCACAACTTCAACAGAGACAACAGTGTCTCCAACAACCTTTACTACTACATGTGGCTATCCATGTGTGTGGTCACAGTGGTTTGATACCACATTCCCTACACTTGGTACTCCAGGAGGAGACTCTGAAATCTACAACAACATAAGAGCAGAGGGACACGATATATGTGAGAAGCCAAGCAAGATCCAATGCAGAGCCGAGAAGTACCCAAATGTTAGCATAAGCCAAGTAGGCCAAGTGGTGCAGTGTAATGTAGCAGAAGGGTTGACTTGCAGAAATGAAGACCAGTCAGGAAATTTCCCACTGTGCTTTAACTACCAAGTTCGAGTCCTCTGCTGTGATGAAGATCTTTGTACATCTAAGCCTACAACCATTTCACCAACAACTACAAGACCACCtgttacaacaacaactacaaacGCAACCACCTCCACTATATCAACGACCACGTTGAATACAAACCCCCATAACTGCACAGTTTGTGAGTGGTCACCTTGGTATAATGTGGACTATCCTCAATTTGGTCCTGGGGGTGGTGACAATGAATCAATTAAAAAGATTCTAGAATCTGGAAAACATATTTGTGAAAAACCAGTGGATGTCATGTGCCAAGCAGTGCGATATCCAGGGATCCCATTGTCTGAATTAGGACAGAAGGTAGAATGTAATACAAAGGTTGGATTAATATGCCAGAACAAAGATCAAGGTATTCCTCCAATATGCCTTGACTATGAAATTAAGGTGAAGTGTTGCAAGACTGTGAAATGTCACACTACAACACCAGTCCAAACAACTAAACCTACtgtcacaacaacaacaatgtcAGCATCCACATTacctacaaaaacaagaaaaccaACAACAATCACTACACCTCCAACCTcaactctacctctaaccacaACTACAACTCCTACCACTACTCCAACACCAAATACCGCAATCTTAACATCGACTGCACcacctaccacatcaacaacagttaCTCCCATCACTACTCCTACACCCACTACTACAACCTCAACATCGACAGCTCCAcctacaacaaaaacaacaactcacACTCCCAGCCCTAGTACAACTCCAACCACTACTCCAACATCAACCTCAACAGGAGTAACACCTACCCAATGCAGTGGTGAAGAGAAATGTGTGTGGTCAGACTGGATCAACCTTGGTCAGCCAACGACTGGCTCTGAAGGTGGAGATAATGAATCCATTAAAAACATCATTTCTGCTGGTTATCACATTTGCTCAGCTCCAGAGGCAGTTGAATGTAGAGCAAAACAATACCCTGGACTTCAGATCTCTCAGCTTGGCCAAGACGTGACTTGCAACCCATCCGTTGGACTGATTTGTCGAAACAATAAGCAAGGTCTTCAGCAAAAGTGCTTTGATTACGAGATTCGAGTGAAATGTTGTCAATGTGGAACCATAACACACCttcccaccaccacaacaacaacagttccTCATATCACTACTCCTACACCCACTACTACAATCTCAACATCGACAGCTCCAcctacaacaaaaacaacaactcagACTCCCAGCTCTAGTACGACTCCAACCACTACTCCTACATCAACCTCAACAGGAGTTACACCTACCCAATGCAGTGGTGAAGAGAAATGTGTGTGGTCAGACTGGATCAATCTTGGTCAGCCAACGACTGGCTCTGAAGGTGGAGATAATGAATCCATTAAGAACATCATTTCTGCTGGTTATCACATTTGCTCAGCTCCAGAGGCAGTTGAATGTAGAGCAAAACAATACCCTGGACTTCAGATCTCTCAGCTTGGCCAAGACGTGACTTGCAACCCATCCGTTGGACTGATTTGTAAAAACAATAAGCAAGGTCTTCAGCAAAAGTGCTTTGATTACGAGATTCGAGTGAAATGTTGTCAATGTGGAACCATAACACATctccccaccaccacaacaacaacagttccTCATATCACTACTCCTACACCCACTCCTACAACCTCAACATCGACAGCTCCACCTACAACAAAATCAACAACTCAGACTCCCAGCTCTAGTACGACTCCAACCACTACTCCTACATCAACCTCAACGGGAGTAACACCTACCCAATGCAGTGGTGAAGACAAATGTGTTTGGTCAGACTGGATCAACCTTGGTCAGCCAACGACTGGCTCTGAAGGAGGAGATAATGAATCCATTAAGAACATAATTTATGCTGGTTATCACATTTGCTCAGCTCCAGAGGCAGTTGAATGTAGAGCAAAACAATACCCTGGACTTCAGATCTCTCAGCTTGGCCAAGACGTGACTTGCAACCCATCCGTTGGACTGATTTGTCAAAACAATAAGCAAGGTCTTCAGCAAAAGTGCTTTGATTACGAGATTCGAGTGAAATGTTGTCAATGTGGAACCATAACACACCttcccaccaccacaacaacaacagttccTCATATCACTACTCCTACACCCACTACTACAACCTCAACATCGACAGCTCCACCTACAACAAAATCAACAACTCAGACTCCCAGCTCTAGTACGACTCCAACCACTACTCCTACATCAACCTCAACAGGAGTAACACCTACCCAATGCAGTGGTGAAGAAAAATGTGTTTGGTCAGACTGGATCAACCTTGGACAGCCAACGACTGGCTCTGAAGGTGGAGATAATGAATCCATTAAGAACATCATTTCTGCTGGTTATCACATTTGCTCAGCTCCAGAGGCAGTTGAATGTAGAGCAAAACAATACCCTGGACTTCAGATCTCTCAGCTTGGCCAAGACGTGACTTGCAACCCATCCGTTGGACTGATTTGTCAAAACAATAAGCAAGGTCTTCAGCAAAAGTGCTTTGATTACGAGATTCGAGTGAAATGTTGTCAATGTGgaaccataacacacatccccaccaccacaacaacaacagtttcTCATATCACTACTCCTACACCCACTACTACAACCTCAACATCGACAGCTCCACCTACAACAAAATCAACAACTCAGACTCCCAGCTCTAGTACGACTCCAACCACTACTCCTACATCAACCTCAACAGGAGTAACACCTACCCAATGCAGTGGTGAAGAAAAATGTGTTTGGTCAGACTGGATCAACCTTGGACAGCCAACGACTGGCTCTGAAGGTGGAGATAATGAATCCATTAAGAACATCATTTCTGCTGGTTATCACATTTGCTCAGCTCCAGAGGCAGTTGAATGTAGAGCAAAACAATACCCTGGACTTCAGATCTCTCAGCTTGGCCAAGACGTGACTTGCAACCCATCCGTTGGACTGATTTGTAAAAACAATAAGCAAGGTCTTCAGCAAAAGTGCTTTGATTACGAGATTCGAGTGAAATGTTGTCAATGTGgaaccataacacacatccccaccaccacaacaacaacagttccTCATATCACTACTCCTACACCCACTACTACAACCTCAACATCGACAGCTCCACCTACAACAAAATCAACAACTCAGACTCCCAGCTCTAGTACGACTCCAACCACTACTCCTACATCAACCTCAACAGGAGTAACACCTACCCAATGCAGTGGTGAAGAAAAATGTGTTTGGTCAGACTGGATCAACCTTGGACAGCCAACGACTGGCTCTGAAGGTGGAGATAATGAATCCATTAAGAACATCATTTCTGCTGGTTATCACATTTGCTCAGCTCCAGAGGCAGTTGAATGTAGAGCAAAACAATACCCTGGACTTCAGATCTCTCAGCTTGGCCAAGACGTGACTTGCAACCCATCCGTTGGACTGATTTGTCAAAACAATAAGCAAGGTCTTCAGCAAAAGTGCTTTGATTACGAGATTCGAGTGAAATGTTGTCAATGTGGAACCATACACacatccccaccaccacaacaacaacagtttcTCATATCACTACTCCTACACCCACTACTACAACCTCAACATCGACAGCTCCAcctacaacaaaaacaacaactcagACTCCCAGCTCTAGTACGACTCCAACCACTACTCCTACATCAACCTCAACTGGAGTAA